One Cedecea neteri DNA segment encodes these proteins:
- a CDS encoding extracellular solute-binding protein — protein sequence MALTSARSAGALALCSLLFSAPALASSDIRVTYAGSMGKVMDQSLGPAFAKENHGDYQGQGQGAYGMARLLASKKITADVFVSITPGPMQILKDAGLIDDAVPVASTSMVIAYSPKGKYAPQFAAASGKDASWLKVLATPGLKFGRTDPYNDPKGQNIVFTLLLAEKYYQHPGVAKQVMGEVQNPAQVSLEGGLLTRLESGQVDAAAGYESEVISAKLPYIALPDEINLSNPDEAKQWYDTVSFTIKDSAGKDQVLHTQPLVYYAAVLKNAPNGVQQGQKFIDFMRSAEGQKLFKANGYAAPKGQAIYAQ from the coding sequence ATGGCTTTGACTTCAGCACGCAGCGCGGGCGCCCTGGCGCTTTGCTCACTTCTTTTCAGCGCCCCGGCGCTGGCTTCATCCGATATTCGCGTCACTTATGCAGGTTCGATGGGCAAGGTGATGGACCAGTCTCTCGGCCCGGCCTTTGCCAAAGAAAACCACGGTGATTACCAGGGACAGGGGCAGGGCGCTTACGGGATGGCGCGGCTGCTCGCCAGCAAGAAAATTACCGCCGATGTGTTTGTCTCTATCACCCCTGGCCCTATGCAAATTCTGAAAGATGCCGGGCTGATTGACGATGCCGTGCCGGTGGCCAGCACCAGCATGGTTATCGCTTATAGCCCGAAAGGGAAATACGCCCCGCAGTTTGCCGCCGCGAGCGGGAAAGATGCCAGCTGGCTGAAAGTGCTGGCGACGCCGGGGCTGAAGTTTGGTCGCACCGATCCGTATAACGATCCTAAAGGGCAGAACATTGTCTTTACGCTGCTGCTGGCGGAAAAATATTACCAGCATCCTGGCGTGGCGAAGCAGGTGATGGGGGAAGTCCAAAACCCTGCCCAGGTCAGCCTGGAGGGTGGCTTGCTGACGCGGCTGGAGAGCGGGCAGGTTGACGCCGCCGCCGGGTATGAAAGTGAAGTGATTTCCGCCAAACTGCCGTACATCGCGCTGCCGGATGAGATCAACCTCAGCAACCCGGATGAAGCCAAACAGTGGTACGACACCGTGAGCTTCACCATCAAGGACAGCGCCGGGAAAGATCAGGTGCTGCATACCCAGCCGCTGGTCTATTACGCTGCCGTGCTGAAAAACGCCCCGAACGGCGTGCAGCAGGGGCAGAAGTTTATCGACTTTATGCGCAGTGCCGAAGGTCAAAAGCTGTTTAAAGCGAATGGCTATGCGGCACCTAAGGGCCAGGCGATTTACGCGCAATGA
- a CDS encoding molybdate ABC transporter permease subunit gives MMRSPAMWLSLPALLLLAIPFATLLGVTPWHGFHLAWGDGGAIAVSLGLGGLALMIVVALGLPVAWWLAWAKGRRRLLVEVLVLLPLLTPPLAMGILLISAWGPYSLAGEWLSRFGLTLVNNPGAFVLAQVYGALPYFITAARSAFAAVPKEILEAGRTLGASPWQRFLRLALPMSAPGLASALAVAWVRAIGEFGIVMIFAYFPQGIPVKLYTNLQNDGVDAVYTLVWLLLLFTLPLPIICFAFARRKTAH, from the coding sequence ATGATGCGTAGCCCGGCAATGTGGCTGTCGCTCCCGGCACTGCTTCTGCTGGCGATTCCGTTTGCGACTTTGCTGGGCGTCACGCCGTGGCACGGTTTTCATTTGGCCTGGGGAGACGGTGGCGCGATTGCCGTTTCCCTTGGGCTGGGCGGCCTGGCGCTGATGATTGTGGTGGCGCTGGGGTTGCCGGTGGCCTGGTGGCTGGCCTGGGCCAAAGGACGGCGTCGGCTGCTGGTTGAGGTATTGGTGTTGCTTCCCCTGCTTACGCCGCCGCTGGCGATGGGGATTTTGCTGATTTCCGCCTGGGGGCCGTATAGCCTGGCGGGGGAGTGGCTGTCCCGCTTCGGGCTAACGCTGGTGAACAACCCTGGGGCTTTTGTGCTGGCTCAGGTTTACGGCGCGCTGCCTTACTTTATTACCGCCGCCCGTTCCGCGTTTGCCGCGGTGCCGAAAGAGATCCTTGAAGCCGGACGCACGCTCGGGGCCTCGCCCTGGCAGCGCTTCCTGCGCCTTGCTTTGCCGATGTCCGCCCCGGGGCTTGCGTCGGCGCTTGCCGTGGCCTGGGTTCGGGCCATCGGCGAATTTGGCATCGTGATGATTTTCGCTTATTTCCCTCAGGGGATCCCCGTCAAGCTGTATACCAATCTGCAAAACGACGGCGTGGATGCGGTTTATACTTTGGTATGGCTGCTGCTGCTGTTCACTTTGCCTCTGCCGATTATCTGCTTTGCTTTTGCCCGGCGAAAAACGGCGCATTAG
- a CDS encoding oxidoreductase, protein MTSTAIRVVTGPANYYSHPGSLARLTEFYSEDQLNNAVWIYGERAFEAARPFLPEAFELPGAKHIQFGGHCSETDVQRLVAESGERQVVIGIGGGALLDTVKVVARRLNAPVVAIPTIAATCAAWTPLSVWYNDAGQALRFEIFNDANHLVLVEPEIILRAPQEYLLAGIGDTLAKWYEAVVLSPQPENLPLTVRLGIGAALAIRDVLLESSEQALEDQRQGKLSQAFLDVVEAIIAGGGMVGGLGERYTRVAAAHAVHNGLTTLPQTDRFLHGTKVAYGILVQSALLGQDDVLAQLTQAYKRFNLPTKLAQLDVDIHHRADLDKVIARTLQAGESIHALPVALSPESLLAALEKVETL, encoded by the coding sequence ATGACCAGCACCGCTATCCGCGTGGTTACCGGCCCCGCGAATTACTATTCACACCCCGGCAGCCTTGCCCGTCTGACTGAGTTTTACAGCGAAGATCAGCTGAATAACGCGGTCTGGATCTACGGTGAGCGCGCGTTTGAGGCGGCCCGGCCCTTCCTGCCGGAGGCTTTTGAGTTGCCCGGTGCGAAGCATATTCAGTTTGGCGGGCACTGCAGCGAAACCGACGTGCAGAGGCTGGTGGCGGAGTCTGGTGAACGACAGGTAGTGATCGGTATCGGCGGCGGGGCGCTGCTGGATACGGTCAAAGTGGTGGCGCGTCGGCTGAATGCGCCAGTGGTGGCGATCCCGACCATCGCGGCAACTTGCGCAGCCTGGACGCCGCTGTCCGTGTGGTACAACGACGCCGGGCAGGCGTTGCGCTTCGAGATTTTCAACGATGCAAATCACCTGGTGCTGGTGGAGCCGGAAATTATCCTGCGTGCGCCGCAGGAATATCTGCTGGCCGGGATCGGCGACACGCTGGCGAAGTGGTACGAAGCGGTGGTACTTAGCCCGCAGCCGGAAAATCTGCCGCTGACCGTGCGCCTCGGCATTGGGGCGGCGCTGGCAATCCGCGATGTTTTGCTGGAGAGCAGCGAGCAGGCGCTGGAAGATCAGCGGCAGGGCAAGTTAAGTCAGGCGTTTCTGGATGTGGTCGAGGCGATTATTGCCGGGGGCGGGATGGTGGGCGGCCTGGGCGAACGTTACACTCGCGTTGCCGCCGCGCATGCCGTGCATAACGGCCTGACGACGCTGCCGCAAACCGACCGCTTCCTCCACGGCACGAAAGTGGCCTACGGGATTCTGGTGCAGAGCGCACTGCTAGGGCAGGACGATGTTCTGGCGCAGCTGACGCAGGCCTATAAGCGTTTCAACCTGCCAACCAAACTGGCGCAACTGGATGTGGATATTCATCACCGTGCCGATCTGGATAAAGTGATTGCTCGTACTTTACAGGCCGGGGAGTCGATTCATGCGCTGCCGGTGGCGCTGTCGCCGGAGAGTTTGCTGGCGGCGCTGGAGAAAGTGGAAACGTTGTAA
- a CDS encoding EAL domain-containing protein codes for MTSKKMVSLVNGVLIVAVLLPVLLSIYLAHNKAEKTFHSELENYADRALLRSDRVINQATAALTQINSFSGQYCSRSHLDAMRRVAFNYRYIQEVVYIVNNRTVCSSLEATHDGAKLGPPDTSGTKGFFAWYTDVTDLGFERPMMYIGQLQHVVVIDPIAFIDVIPFGHNPVDVAMVGMEHNRLIASNAPLPNRSWESEIGRGTEAYSDGQNDYVIRRSSELGLAMIAWAPSAPLQTAWYKQMLLWLPIGILFSLSAGWFITRLLRRLESPQARIQDAIRDREFTLEYQPIVDLKTGEGVGAEALIRWRLPDGSFISPDVFIPIAEQAGLISQITELVVKKTFADLGDWLHAHPHYHVSINLAPADVLNDKILQVIKPLLLKYQIKAEQIALEITERGFANPKVSAPIVAKYREAGHPIYLDDFGTGYSSLSYLQDLDVDILKIDKSFVDALEYKNVTPYIIEMAKTLHLATLAEGIETAAQAAWLREHGVAWGQGWLYSKALPKQAFIDWIARNRIVN; via the coding sequence ATGACAAGCAAAAAAATGGTCAGTCTCGTCAATGGCGTGCTGATTGTGGCCGTGCTGCTGCCGGTCTTGCTTAGCATCTATCTGGCGCATAACAAAGCTGAGAAAACCTTCCACAGCGAGCTGGAAAATTACGCCGACCGCGCGCTGCTGCGCAGCGACAGAGTGATCAACCAGGCCACCGCGGCGCTCACGCAGATCAACAGCTTCAGCGGCCAGTATTGCTCCCGCAGCCACCTGGATGCGATGCGCCGCGTCGCTTTCAATTATCGTTACATCCAGGAAGTGGTTTATATCGTCAACAACCGTACCGTTTGCTCATCGCTTGAAGCAACCCACGACGGCGCGAAGCTGGGCCCGCCCGACACCAGCGGCACCAAAGGCTTCTTCGCCTGGTACACCGACGTCACCGACCTGGGCTTCGAGCGCCCGATGATGTACATCGGTCAATTGCAGCATGTTGTGGTGATTGACCCGATTGCCTTTATTGATGTAATCCCGTTTGGCCATAACCCGGTTGACGTGGCAATGGTCGGCATGGAGCACAACCGGCTCATCGCCAGCAACGCCCCGTTGCCTAATCGCAGCTGGGAGAGTGAAATTGGTAGAGGCACGGAGGCGTATTCAGACGGGCAAAACGATTACGTGATCCGCCGCTCGTCAGAGCTCGGGCTGGCGATGATAGCCTGGGCACCCAGCGCCCCGCTGCAAACGGCCTGGTATAAGCAAATGCTCCTCTGGCTACCGATTGGCATTCTCTTTAGCCTGAGCGCCGGCTGGTTTATCACCCGCCTGCTGCGCCGCCTTGAATCTCCCCAGGCGCGCATTCAGGATGCGATTCGCGATCGGGAATTTACCCTCGAATATCAGCCGATTGTTGATTTAAAAACTGGCGAAGGCGTAGGGGCCGAAGCGTTAATCCGCTGGCGTTTGCCGGACGGGAGCTTTATCAGCCCGGACGTTTTTATCCCCATCGCCGAACAGGCCGGGCTTATCTCCCAGATAACCGAACTGGTGGTGAAAAAGACCTTCGCAGACCTCGGCGACTGGCTGCACGCCCACCCTCACTATCACGTTTCGATCAACCTCGCCCCTGCCGATGTGCTAAACGACAAGATTTTGCAGGTTATTAAGCCCCTGCTGCTGAAGTACCAAATCAAAGCGGAGCAGATAGCGCTGGAGATCACCGAACGCGGCTTCGCTAACCCGAAAGTCAGCGCTCCAATTGTGGCGAAATACCGCGAAGCGGGCCACCCAATCTACCTGGATGACTTTGGCACAGGCTACTCCAGCCTCAGCTACCTGCAGGATCTCGATGTCGATATCCTGAAAATAGACAAATCGTTCGTTGACGCGCTGGAGTACAAAAACGTCACGCCGTACATCATTGAAATGGCGAAAACGCTGCATCTGGCGACGCTGGCCGAAGGGATTGAAACGGCGGCGCAGGCGGCGTGGCTGCGGGAACACGGCGTCGCCTGGGGGCAGGGCTGGCTTTACAGCAAAGCCCTGCCGAAACAGGCTTTTATCGACTGGATTGCCCGCAACCGCATTGTGAACTGA
- the norW gene encoding NADH:flavorubredoxin reductase NorW has protein sequence MNNGIVIVGSGFAARQLVKNIRKHSAEVPIRLVAADSADEYNKPDLSHVISLNQGAEAMTRQQAGAFAEQFNLTLHANSWVSSLDPKNKLVNCGERQWHYDKLVLATGSSALLPPVAGKELMTTLNSQQEYQACEARLRDARRVMILGGGLIGSELAMDFCRAGKEVVLVDNASHLMASLLPAEVSGRLQSRLNEMGVELLFNQRLEAVSQMESGLCATLNNGRELQVDAVVSAIGLRPNVGLAQHAGLEVNRGIKVNSQLQTSDPDIYALGDCAEIDGKVLPFLQPIQLSAMTLAKNLLGASDTLSLPAMLVKVKTPEMPLHLAGETQRRDLIWQITASPQGLIAKGMDAEQQLRAFIVSEDHMKQAFSLVRELQLG, from the coding sequence ATGAACAATGGCATTGTGATAGTCGGCTCGGGCTTTGCCGCCCGCCAGTTGGTGAAAAATATTCGCAAACACAGCGCAGAGGTGCCCATCCGGCTGGTTGCCGCCGACAGCGCCGACGAGTACAACAAACCGGATCTGAGCCACGTCATCAGTTTAAATCAGGGAGCCGAAGCGATGACCCGCCAGCAGGCTGGCGCGTTTGCGGAGCAGTTCAACCTGACCCTGCACGCCAATAGCTGGGTCAGCAGCCTCGACCCCAAAAACAAACTGGTCAACTGCGGCGAACGACAATGGCACTACGACAAACTGGTGCTGGCGACCGGCTCTTCCGCCCTGTTGCCGCCCGTCGCCGGCAAAGAGCTGATGACGACGCTCAATAGCCAGCAAGAATATCAGGCCTGCGAAGCCCGGCTGCGTGACGCCCGGCGGGTGATGATCCTCGGCGGAGGGCTGATCGGCAGCGAGCTGGCGATGGACTTCTGCCGCGCGGGCAAAGAAGTTGTGCTGGTGGATAACGCCAGCCACCTGATGGCATCGCTGCTTCCGGCAGAGGTTAGCGGCCGCCTGCAGTCCCGCCTGAACGAGATGGGCGTCGAGCTGCTATTCAACCAGCGTCTGGAAGCGGTGAGCCAGATGGAGTCAGGGCTGTGCGCCACGCTCAACAACGGACGTGAGCTGCAAGTCGATGCGGTAGTCTCTGCCATCGGCCTGCGCCCGAACGTTGGGCTGGCGCAGCATGCAGGGCTTGAGGTTAACCGGGGCATCAAGGTGAACAGCCAGCTGCAAACGTCTGACCCGGACATTTATGCCCTCGGCGACTGCGCAGAAATAGACGGTAAAGTGCTGCCGTTCCTGCAGCCGATTCAGCTCAGCGCCATGACGCTGGCAAAAAACCTGCTCGGTGCGAGCGACACGCTTTCCCTTCCGGCGATGCTGGTCAAGGTGAAAACGCCGGAGATGCCGCTGCACCTGGCCGGAGAAACCCAGCGCCGCGACCTGATCTGGCAGATTACCGCCAGTCCGCAAGGGCTGATTGCCAAAGGGATGGACGCCGAGCAGCAGCTAAGGGCGTTTATCGTCAGCGAGGATCATATGAAGCAGGCGTTTAGTTTGGTGCGGGAGCTGCAGTTAGGCTGA
- the norV gene encoding anaerobic nitric oxide reductase flavorubredoxin, translating to MAIQVKNNIQWVGQRDWEVRDFHGTEYKTLRGSSYNSYLIREEKTVLIDTVDHKFSREFVQNLEREIDLNTLDYIIINHAEEDHAGALTELMSRIPHTPIYCTANGIDSINGHHHHPEWNFKVVKTGDSLDIGNGKQLIFVETPMLHWPDSMMTYLTGDAVLFSNDAFGQHYCDEHLFNDEVDQTELFEQCQRYYANILTPFSRLVTPKITEILGFNLPVEMIATSHGVVWRDNPTQIVELYLKWAADYQEDRITLFYDTMSNNTRMMADAIAQGIHEVDPRVAVKIFNVARSDKNEILTNVFRSKGVLVGTSTMNNVMMPKIAGLVEEITGLRFRNKRASAFGSHGWSGGAVDRLSTRLQDAGFEMSLSLKAKWRPDGNALELCREHGREIARQWALSPLPVAQAVITADSIAEEAKAESTGADLGPCMQCSVCQWIYDPVQGEPMQAVEPGTPWSEVPDSFLCPECSLGKDVFDELATEAK from the coding sequence ATGGCTATTCAGGTTAAAAACAACATTCAGTGGGTTGGGCAGCGTGACTGGGAAGTGCGTGATTTTCACGGCACGGAATATAAAACGCTGCGCGGCAGCAGCTACAACAGCTACCTCATTCGCGAAGAAAAAACTGTCCTAATCGACACCGTCGACCACAAGTTCAGCCGCGAGTTTGTGCAAAACCTCGAGCGTGAAATCGACCTTAACACGCTCGACTACATCATTATCAACCACGCGGAAGAAGACCATGCGGGAGCGCTGACCGAGCTGATGTCACGCATCCCGCACACGCCAATATACTGCACCGCCAACGGCATCGATTCTATTAACGGCCACCACCATCACCCGGAGTGGAACTTTAAGGTAGTGAAAACCGGCGACAGCCTGGACATCGGCAATGGCAAACAGCTGATCTTCGTTGAAACTCCGATGCTGCACTGGCCGGACAGCATGATGACCTACCTGACCGGCGATGCGGTGCTGTTCAGCAACGACGCCTTCGGCCAGCATTACTGCGATGAACACCTGTTTAACGACGAAGTGGATCAGACTGAGCTGTTCGAACAGTGCCAGCGCTACTATGCCAACATCCTGACGCCGTTCAGCCGCCTGGTAACGCCAAAAATTACCGAAATCCTCGGCTTCAACCTGCCGGTGGAGATGATTGCCACCTCCCACGGCGTGGTCTGGCGCGACAACCCGACGCAAATCGTTGAGCTGTATTTGAAATGGGCGGCCGATTACCAGGAAGACCGTATCACGCTGTTCTACGACACCATGTCGAACAATACCCGCATGATGGCGGACGCCATTGCCCAGGGCATTCACGAAGTTGACCCGCGCGTGGCGGTGAAAATCTTCAACGTGGCCCGCAGCGATAAAAATGAAATTTTGACCAACGTGTTCCGCTCCAAAGGCGTGCTGGTCGGCACCTCCACCATGAACAACGTGATGATGCCGAAAATCGCCGGGCTGGTGGAAGAGATCACAGGGCTGCGCTTTCGCAACAAACGCGCCAGCGCCTTCGGCTCCCACGGCTGGAGCGGCGGCGCGGTCGATCGTCTTTCCACCCGCCTGCAGGACGCGGGGTTTGAAATGTCCCTCAGCCTGAAGGCGAAATGGCGCCCGGACGGCAACGCGCTGGAACTTTGCCGCGAACATGGCCGCGAAATCGCCCGCCAGTGGGCGCTCTCCCCGCTGCCGGTGGCTCAGGCTGTAATCACCGCCGATTCGATAGCCGAAGAAGCAAAAGCAGAATCCACCGGCGCCGACCTCGGCCCCTGCATGCAGTGCAGCGTTTGCCAGTGGATTTACGATCCGGTCCAGGGTGAACCAATGCAGGCCGTTGAGCCAGGCACGCCGTGGAGCGAAGTGCCTGACAGTTTCCTGTGCCCTGAATGTTCGCTGGGCAAAGATGTCTTCGACGAACTGGCAACGGAGGCCAAATGA
- the norR gene encoding nitric oxide reductase transcriptional regulator NorR: protein MSLSMSSLAAIAIELQSGISHSDRFTRVIRTLRKLLGGDATALLRYESRHFYPLAIDGLAIDVLGRRFAVDAHPRLEAIARAGDVVRFPADSELPDPYDGLIPDHEELKVHACLGLPLFADQTLIGALTVDGMDPYQFDSFSDEELRLIGVLASGALNNALLLEQLEKQTPEGTVQPAIAREAAGEMIGRSTGIIQLKKEIEIVASSDLNVLITGETGVGKELVARAIHAGSARAASPLVYLNCAALPESVAESELFGHVKGAFTGAIHHRTGKFEMADNGTLFLDEIGELPLALQAKLLRVLQYGDIQRVGDDRSQRVDVRVLAATNRDLRQQVLAGEFRADLFHRLSVFPLHVPPLRERGDDIALLAGFFCEQSRVKMGLKQVVLSESARILLAQYGWPGNIRELEHAIYRAIVLARAAYPQGELVLQPQHFQLSGQMDAVAHEPETPPVETPFVSLREATDEFQRGRVVEALARNGNNWAASARQLGVDVANLHRLAKRLGVKSPQGSTS, encoded by the coding sequence ATGAGCCTGTCGATGTCTTCTCTCGCCGCCATTGCAATCGAACTGCAGAGCGGCATCAGCCATTCCGATCGCTTTACCCGCGTTATCCGAACCCTGAGGAAGCTGCTAGGTGGCGATGCCACGGCGCTGTTGCGCTACGAGTCGCGACATTTCTATCCGTTGGCGATAGATGGCCTTGCCATCGACGTGCTGGGGCGGCGCTTTGCCGTGGATGCCCATCCGCGGCTGGAGGCCATTGCCCGCGCAGGAGACGTGGTACGTTTCCCGGCCGACAGCGAGCTACCCGACCCGTATGACGGCCTGATTCCAGACCATGAAGAACTCAAGGTTCACGCCTGTCTGGGGCTGCCATTGTTTGCTGATCAGACGCTTATCGGCGCGCTGACCGTGGACGGCATGGATCCTTATCAGTTCGACAGCTTCAGCGATGAAGAACTCAGGCTGATTGGCGTGCTGGCGTCCGGGGCGCTGAACAATGCTTTACTGCTGGAACAGCTTGAAAAGCAAACGCCGGAAGGTACGGTGCAGCCCGCTATTGCACGTGAAGCAGCCGGGGAGATGATTGGCCGCTCAACTGGCATCATTCAGCTGAAAAAAGAGATCGAGATTGTTGCCAGTTCCGATCTGAACGTGCTGATTACCGGCGAGACGGGCGTGGGGAAAGAGCTGGTGGCGCGCGCGATTCACGCTGGATCGGCCAGGGCGGCAAGTCCGCTGGTTTACCTAAACTGTGCCGCGCTGCCGGAAAGCGTGGCGGAGAGTGAACTGTTCGGCCATGTGAAGGGAGCTTTTACCGGGGCGATTCATCACCGCACCGGCAAGTTTGAAATGGCGGATAACGGCACGCTGTTTCTCGATGAAATCGGTGAATTACCGCTGGCGCTGCAGGCCAAGCTGCTGCGCGTGCTGCAGTACGGCGATATACAACGAGTGGGGGACGATCGCAGCCAGCGCGTGGATGTGCGGGTACTGGCCGCGACTAACCGCGATCTGCGCCAGCAGGTACTGGCTGGCGAGTTCCGCGCCGACCTGTTTCACCGCCTGAGCGTTTTTCCGCTGCACGTTCCGCCGCTGCGCGAGCGTGGAGATGATATTGCGCTGCTGGCCGGTTTTTTCTGCGAGCAAAGCCGCGTGAAGATGGGCCTGAAACAGGTTGTGCTTAGCGAATCGGCTCGGATACTTCTGGCGCAGTATGGCTGGCCGGGGAATATTCGCGAGCTGGAACACGCCATTTATCGCGCGATTGTGCTGGCCCGCGCTGCTTATCCGCAGGGCGAGCTTGTGCTTCAGCCTCAACATTTCCAGCTTTCTGGCCAGATGGATGCGGTAGCCCACGAGCCAGAAACTCCGCCTGTAGAAACCCCTTTTGTCAGCCTGCGGGAAGCGACCGATGAGTTTCAGCGCGGCCGAGTTGTTGAAGCGCTTGCCCGCAATGGCAATAACTGGGCGGCCAGCGCCCGGCAGCTCGGCGTCGACGTGGCCAACCTTCACCGACTGGCGAAGCGGCTGGGGGTTAAGTCACCCCAAGGGAGTACCTCTTAA
- a CDS encoding 2TM domain-containing protein gives MSNNIKALRLSRAWSQEQLAELSSLSVRTIQRIENGGQASLETMSAIAAAFDLNVTDLYDDNEPDGEPEDALNTRILEAKRRVAREYRFYRSVLVWAIVCTGLAVINWLTSPGHYWFQWATLIWGALLVMGGLRLFLLKGWLEKRQQQRLQQLLRK, from the coding sequence ATGAGTAACAACATTAAAGCGTTGCGTTTGTCCCGCGCCTGGTCCCAGGAGCAGCTGGCCGAACTCTCTTCCCTGAGCGTCAGAACTATTCAGCGTATTGAAAATGGCGGCCAGGCGAGCCTGGAAACCATGAGCGCGATCGCGGCGGCGTTCGATCTCAATGTGACGGATTTGTACGATGACAATGAGCCAGACGGTGAACCAGAGGATGCGCTGAATACCCGCATTCTCGAAGCTAAACGGCGGGTGGCGCGCGAATATCGCTTCTACCGTTCGGTATTGGTGTGGGCGATTGTGTGCACCGGTCTGGCCGTCATTAACTGGCTAACTTCGCCGGGCCATTACTGGTTCCAGTGGGCAACGCTGATTTGGGGCGCGCTGCTGGTGATGGGTGGCCTGCGCCTGTTCCTGCTGAAGGGCTGGCTGGAGAAACGCCAGCAGCAGCGCCTCCAGCAGCTGTTGCGGAAGTGA
- a CDS encoding sugar ABC transporter ATP-binding protein encodes MTTLNRLEMREISIAFAGFNALSQVNFRLNGGSVHALTGANGAGKSTLMAVLSGAHDHYQGEVLIDGETVTIRNPRDAKLLGIHLVQQEVDVALVPGLSVAENIMLDKLAETGHVYRWSKIYRQAREALAQLDVNIDIKKRIEQCTLAEKQQILLARALSHHCRFLILDEPTAPLDSQESEHLFRVVQRLQSGGIGVVFISHRIHELKAICDQMTVLRDGKLVDSGPMGHLSGEEIVEKMLGHQLDDIYPPHRPPVAGDTLLAVEGLHDDALLRDISLRLRKGEILGIAGLAGAGKTELCKALFGATRSTLERGELKGKAWRPTDPADSVTRGVVLVPEERRKEGIFIDESVTMNLAVSADSQFTRWGLFDYRKARRWAEETIQQLGIRTSGPAQTLRRLSGGNQQKVAIGKWLRNEADVLIFDEPTKGVDIKAKTDLFVLIDQLARRGKGVIYASGEFAELVGLCDRICVLWDGRIVAELDGHQATEETLLLYSTGGTPA; translated from the coding sequence ATGACCACGCTTAACCGCCTTGAGATGCGAGAAATCTCTATCGCCTTCGCGGGCTTTAACGCGCTGAGTCAGGTGAACTTCCGGCTGAATGGCGGCTCGGTACATGCTTTAACCGGCGCAAACGGCGCGGGTAAATCCACGCTGATGGCGGTGCTTTCCGGCGCGCACGATCATTACCAGGGCGAAGTGCTGATCGACGGTGAAACGGTGACGATCCGCAACCCGCGTGACGCCAAACTGCTGGGGATCCATCTGGTGCAGCAGGAAGTGGACGTTGCCCTGGTGCCGGGCCTCAGCGTGGCGGAAAACATCATGCTCGATAAGCTGGCCGAAACGGGGCATGTCTACCGCTGGTCGAAAATTTACCGGCAGGCTCGCGAAGCGCTGGCGCAGCTCGACGTGAACATCGATATCAAAAAGCGCATTGAGCAATGCACCCTGGCAGAAAAACAGCAAATCCTGCTGGCGCGGGCGCTCTCACATCATTGCCGTTTTCTGATCCTCGACGAACCCACCGCCCCGCTGGACAGCCAGGAAAGTGAACATCTTTTCCGCGTCGTGCAGCGGCTACAAAGCGGCGGCATCGGCGTGGTGTTTATCTCCCACCGCATCCACGAGCTGAAAGCCATTTGCGACCAGATGACGGTGCTGCGCGACGGCAAGCTGGTGGACAGCGGCCCGATGGGGCATCTCAGCGGCGAAGAGATTGTCGAGAAAATGCTGGGCCACCAGCTGGACGATATTTATCCCCCTCACCGCCCGCCGGTTGCGGGCGACACGCTGCTGGCGGTGGAAGGTCTGCATGACGATGCGCTGCTCCGCGACATCTCGTTGCGCCTGCGCAAAGGCGAAATTCTGGGCATTGCGGGCCTCGCCGGGGCGGGAAAAACCGAGCTTTGCAAAGCACTGTTCGGCGCCACTCGCAGCACGCTTGAGCGCGGCGAACTGAAAGGCAAGGCCTGGCGCCCGACCGACCCGGCGGACTCCGTCACACGCGGCGTTGTGCTGGTGCCGGAAGAGCGCCGCAAAGAAGGCATTTTTATCGACGAGTCGGTCACCATGAATCTCGCCGTCAGCGCAGACAGCCAGTTTACCCGCTGGGGGCTGTTCGACTACCGCAAAGCAAGACGCTGGGCGGAGGAGACCATCCAGCAGTTGGGCATTCGCACCAGCGGCCCGGCGCAAACGCTGCGCCGCCTGTCCGGCGGCAATCAGCAAAAAGTGGCCATCGGCAAATGGCTGCGCAACGAAGCCGACGTGCTGATTTTTGATGAGCCAACCAAAGGCGTGGACATCAAAGCCAAAACCGACCTCTTCGTACTGATTGACCAACTGGCTCGCCGTGGCAAAGGGGTGATTTACGCCTCTGGCGAATTTGCCGAACTGGTCGGGCTGTGCGACCGCATCTGCGTGCTGTGGGACGGACGCATCGTCGCTGAACTGGACGGCCACCAGGCCACCGAAGAAACCTTATTACTCTACTCCACTGGAGGAACCCCCGCGTGA